DNA from Microvirga ossetica:
TGGACCCTCTCGAAGCCGTCGCACCTGTCGAAGCTGTCGAGATCACGCACGCGGATCTGCAGAGGCAGATCATCCTCTCGCTTCCCCTGACGGAGTCTTCCGCTGAGCGCCCTGAGGATGAAGAACCGGTATCGCGGGAACTCACCGAATACATGGAATTCGAGGAGATGCGCGTTCCCGTGTGGATCGTCGACACGATCCTGCGCGCTTCCAAGCTGACTGGTGCCGATCCCGTCTACATGATGGCTTTGGCGGACAAGGAATCGAGCTTTCTACCCGGCAACAAGGCCTCGACATCCTCCGCCGTCGGCCTGTTCCAGTTCATTTCGAGCACGTGGCTCGAGGCTGTGCGGTCTTTTGGGCCGATGCACGGGCTGATCGCGGAAGCGGAGTCGATCGCGGGCGCGGGCGCCAAGATCGCCGTCGAGAACGAGACGATGCGCGAGCATATTCTCGGTCTTCGCCGCAATCCCTACATCTCCGCCCTGATGGCGGCCGAGATGATGAAGCGAGACAAGACGAAGATCGAGGCCAAGCTCGGACGCAAGCTCAGCCGTTCCGAGTTCTATCTGTCCCATTTCTTTGGCGTCGACAGCGCGAGCAGGTTCATCGCCCTTGTGGACGACACGCCCAAGAAGAGCGCCCGCGACGCCTTCCCGGCTGCTGCGAAGTCCAACAAATCCTTGTTCTTCACCAAGGACGGCAAGAAGACGCGGAACCTCAGCGTCGCCGAAGTCTACGACAAGATCGACGACATGATCGACAAGCGCCTCAACCGTTACGAGGCCGTATCCGCCCGGGCCACGGCAGACGCCTCGACCTTCTGATCGGACGGCGCGGCCTCACCCTCTCCATTTGACGGCGGAGCCTCGCGCTCCGCGCGGGGCGATAGCGTGGCCGAAGCCGAGCTGGTGGGCGCGATATCGGCGAAACCACCCTTGGCCGGCGTGCGTTGCACGCGCGCAATCCGCATGACAATGAAGGCGACGAGCCCCAGCGAAGCCAGCGCGGCATAGATGAAGAGGCCCTGCGGTCCGATCAGCTGCATTGCGGCGGCGCCGAACAGCGGCCCGACGGTCACGCCGGCGGCCCAGGAAAACAGGAGCGTGCCAACGGTGGACACGATCTGTCCCGGCTCCACGATATCGCAGGCATGGGCCACGCAGACCGAGTAGATGCACAAGGCAAGGCCGCCCCAGATCGCGAAAGACCACAGGATCAGGAGGCTCGCACCCTGCGCGCTCGCCCAGAGAATGAGGAGCGAGACCAGGCTCGTTCCCGCGGCGAGACCCGCGATCACATAGCGTCTGTCGGCCCGATCCGAGAGCCATCCGAGCGGCCATTGCATCGCGAGGCTGCCGGCCTGGAGCGCGAACAGTAGCGCCGCGGCCTGATCCTGGCTCAGCCCGATGCTGACGCCGAAAACCGGCGTGATCGCGATGACCGGGCCGTTGACCAGGCCGACGACGAAGGCTCCCACGACCGCGGAGGGAGCAGTGGCGAAAAGTCGCCGAACTTCGATCCGCACGCCCTGCGGCGCTGGAGGCTCCTTCGTCGTCGTTGCTGCGATGGGAAGCAGCGAGAGCGTGATTAGCGCGCTCACCGTCATGAACAGCCCGTCCATCCGAATATCGCCGAAGCCGATCCCCAGCGGCGACAGCATCAGGGCGACCTTGGTGCAGATCATGTAGATCGACAGGATGCGTCCACGATGGCTGGAGCTGGCGCGGGCGCTGATCCAGCCATCCGTCACCGTGAAGATGCAGGCAAGCGTGACGCCCGTCAGTCCGCGCAGGAGGATCCAGGCCAGCGTGGAGTGGGCTTGCGTCATCAAGAGGATCAAGACGGAAACCACGGCCGCAAGGCTCGCGAAGGCCCTGATATAACCGACATGCCGGATGAAGCTCGGAGCCAGGAAGCAGCCGGTCGAGAAACCGAGCCCATAGGCCGCGGCGACGACACCGATGGACGCGACGGAGATCCCCTCCGCCTGCATGCGCAAGGGCATCAGGGCCTGCAGCAATCCGTTACCGGCCTGAAGCAACGTGGTTGCGGCCGTAATGGTCCAGATGAGTGCGAGGGAGGAGTTCAAGATCGAATCGGTGATGAAAAACGGCAGGCGCGCGGATCACGCAGATAGAAGACAGGTGCCGCTCAAGATCAAGAGTCGATCCGACCCATGGGAAATTTCTTTCGTCGGGTTGGATGTGGGCCACATGTCCGACATGCGAAAGATCGGCCGGGCCTCAAGCGCCCGACCGGTCCTTCTGGAATGTTGCGAAGAGATAAAACCCGTTGAAGCGGACGCCTTCCATGGCCGCCTTCCGGTCGAATCCGAGAGGGGCATCCGCCCCGTCGGTACGCCCTCCGAACTGCCAATTGGGCTCGACGACGAAGGAGGGAACCGACCGTTGCTCCGGCACGGCACAAACCAGCCCATCGGGTTTCGTACTTCGGAACAGATTATATGAGTACATGTCCTGCTCCATCGCTCGCTTCACGAATCGCACCATGAAGGCAAAGAGTGACAGGAGTGTGATATTGCAGCGCAACATAGTCAGAATTTCTTCTCACCCCTCGATCGATGGAGGTGGCGCGAAGGGATAGTCTTTTGATAGGTTCTTCCAACTTAAAGCGAAGACACCGAGGGAGCCTATCAGCATGATCACGCAGAGCGCTCTTCGCCGGGGTTTCTGGGGCCTCGGCCTTCTTGCCGGCATGTCCCTGTCCGCCCCGGTCCTGGCCCAGGCCGTCGCCCCTGCCCCGGAAGCATCAACGGGACGCACGTTCAAATCCGCTGGCACCGCAACGAAGGACATGGTTGCCGCGGCCA
Protein-coding regions in this window:
- a CDS encoding transglycosylase SLT domain-containing protein, with the translated sequence MMPTEAVAPVDPLEAVAPVEAVEITHADLQRQIILSLPLTESSAERPEDEEPVSRELTEYMEFEEMRVPVWIVDTILRASKLTGADPVYMMALADKESSFLPGNKASTSSAVGLFQFISSTWLEAVRSFGPMHGLIAEAESIAGAGAKIAVENETMREHILGLRRNPYISALMAAEMMKRDKTKIEAKLGRKLSRSEFYLSHFFGVDSASRFIALVDDTPKKSARDAFPAAAKSNKSLFFTKDGKKTRNLSVAEVYDKIDDMIDKRLNRYEAVSARATADASTF
- a CDS encoding MFS transporter, whose translation is MNSSLALIWTITAATTLLQAGNGLLQALMPLRMQAEGISVASIGVVAAAYGLGFSTGCFLAPSFIRHVGYIRAFASLAAVVSVLILLMTQAHSTLAWILLRGLTGVTLACIFTVTDGWISARASSSHRGRILSIYMICTKVALMLSPLGIGFGDIRMDGLFMTVSALITLSLLPIAATTTKEPPAPQGVRIEVRRLFATAPSAVVGAFVVGLVNGPVIAITPVFGVSIGLSQDQAAALLFALQAGSLAMQWPLGWLSDRADRRYVIAGLAAGTSLVSLLILWASAQGASLLILWSFAIWGGLALCIYSVCVAHACDIVEPGQIVSTVGTLLFSWAAGVTVGPLFGAAAMQLIGPQGLFIYAALASLGLVAFIVMRIARVQRTPAKGGFADIAPTSSASATLSPRAEREAPPSNGEGEAAPSDQKVEASAVARADTAS